GGCCGGCGCCTGGGCCAGCCCAAACTCGATTTCCATGACCGTCACGCTGCTCAAGGCCAGGGTGGATGGGGGATGCTGAGCCAAGTGGCCGCGCACATGGCCCATGCCCCGCACCGCGTAGCTGATGGTGTCGGTATCCAGCAGATACTGAATCAGAACAGCTCCCGGTCTTCCAGTGGCGGCAGATCGTCGCGGGGGATGGTGAAGTCCGCAAGTTCTGGGGTGACTGGGGCCGCGAAGAAGGCCAGGGCCTGCGGGGACCACTGCCCCTCGGTCTCTTCCAGGGCGCACAACCGGGCGGCGGGCTTGCCGTTGCGGGCAATGATCACCGTCTCGCCGCGTTCGGCGGCTTCCACCAGTTTGCTCAGCTGGGTCTTGGCGTCGTGCATGTTCACGGTCGTCATGGCGCTCACCTCTAGCTAAGAGGCTAGCTCACTTGAGAGATGGTTCGGATGAGGCCAGCGCTTAGGCCGCTTTTTTCGTCGCCATCAGGGAAATCAGCAAGGGAGAAACCCATCCCCTTCTGCTGATGCTTTTCTTCCCTCCTCTACGCCCGTCCGGCCAATAAGCGGATCAACAGTCCGCGCAGACCTGTCGGTTGATCGTTCGTTGGGGTGGGTGATAAAGCGGCGTGAGCGGTGACCTCCAGGCGGGCCAGTTGTCCACGCATCAACTCGACTTCCACCCTGGCCGCTGCCGCCGCATCCACTTCCTGTGCCAGCTCGCGACGAAGTGCCGCAGTCTCTTCACGGCTGCTGATCAGCTCAGCCATGATCGGCGCGAGGGTCGGGGACAGCGCCTCACGCAGCAGCTCGGCCAGATCCTCCCGACTGGTCAGCATTCCGGACAGCACTGGCACGTCCGGCAGGGGAGGTGCGGCAGGTGAGTGCAGCGCCCGGAGCGCCGCCTCCACACTGGCCGCCTCGCGGCGGTGAACCAGACTCATGGCCCTGCTGAGAAGATTCACCACCGATTCAGGCCACAGCCTTTCCAGGTGTTCACCTCTGGGCAGTGGCTCACCCATCAGCGCCTCTAACGTGACCGCATGCTTCCTCAATGTGGGGAGGCCTACCCCCACCCGCTCAGACACTTGCTGTGGCGTCAGCACAAGAGGCGCGTCGATCATCCCAAACAGCCTACAGGGGGGGCGATGGGGGCGCTGCACCACCCAGTCGCTGGGGGCGCGTGATCGCCTAGAGCGCCCCCCAAAAGATGCGGCTGAGAGAGTGAAAAAGGGTTTCCGTGGT
Above is a genomic segment from Deinococcus radiopugnans ATCC 19172 containing:
- a CDS encoding type II toxin-antitoxin system Phd/YefM family antitoxin encodes the protein MTTVNMHDAKTQLSKLVEAAERGETVIIARNGKPAARLCALEETEGQWSPQALAFFAAPVTPELADFTIPRDDLPPLEDRELF